Proteins from a genomic interval of Lolium perenne isolate Kyuss_39 chromosome 1, Kyuss_2.0, whole genome shotgun sequence:
- the LOC127327949 gene encoding stachyose synthase, with translation MTTSSQLAFSLHDGSLDVGGAVLLSGVPSNVTLSSFEFDKSCCDAPPHLLDQATAAAGRGAFLGFTAPDATDRAPCRLGQLLNRKFLSVFRFKTWWSTMRAGERGRDVQPETQWLLLDAPELGPGGCVFVLPLVQGSFRSAIFPTYGAGDEDDGVVLCAESGSPAVTGSDFRRIAYVHAGTDPYVVMREAYLAARVHLGTFKLIEEKALPPIAERFGWCTWDAFYLTVDPVGVWQGVSEFADAGVPARFIVIDDGWQSVNRDDDPVHADARGLVLGGDQMTARLHRFDECERFRRYREGDLLRSPPEVFYDKTLPKTIVRKACEIEGIVKAKKKAGLQGGAIDLSGFDAKLQLLQGELEQLLAKSAHALDNLREAGSGDNGGDVGLKAFLKDMRQKFPGLDDVYVWQALCGAWGGVRPGATSLDTVIEPARLSPGLAGTMEDLAVDRIVEGGIGLVQPHHAGKLYDAMHSYLAGAGITGVKVDVFNTLEYLCADHGGRVELAKAYYAGLSDSIAANFSGTGIIASMQQCNDFFFLGTRQVSMARAGDDFWFDDPNGDPMGVYWLQGVHMVNCSYNSLWMGQFVRPDWDMFQSDHVCAAFHAASRAVSGSPIYVSDSLGGHDFALLKTLVFPDGTLPLCLHYALPTRDCLFKNPLFDEETVLKMWNLNKFGGVIGAFNCQGAGWDPAERRIRGYAHCYKAISGTVQPSDVEWGQREDTAAMANAAEYAVYKHHSGELDLMTRESDPIDFALQASSYEIFTFAPVMLLAGGGKFSPVGVVDMLNCGGTIVDVEGHGDVRVRVKGAGKLVVYSSVRPVKSLVDGCEVEFEWGSGGKLEVSVAWKQDKEGVSDVVFCY, from the exons ATGACAACATCGTCCCAACTCGCCTTCTCCCTCCACGACGGCAGCCTCGACGTCGGCGGCGCTGTCCTGCTCTCTGGCGTTCCGTCCAACGTCACGCTCAGCTCTTTCGAGTTCGACAAGTCCTGCTGCGATGCGCCACCGCATCTGCTCGACcaggccaccgccgccgctggccgTGGCGCCTTCCTCGGCTTCACAGCTCCGGACGCCACCGACCGTGCACCATGCCGCCTCGGCCAGCTTCTTAACCGCAAGTTCCTGAGCGTGTTTCGGTTCAAGACGTGGTGGAGCACCATGCGCGCCGGCGAGCGCGGCCGCGACGTGCAGCCGGAGACGCAGTGGCTGCTCCTTGACGCCCCCGAGCTCGGCCCCGGCGGATGCGTCTTCGTGCTTCCCCTTGTGCAGGGTAGCTTCCGCTCCGCCATCTTTCCCACCTACGGCGctggcgacgaggacgacggcgtcGTGCTATGCGCCGAGAGTGGCTCGCCGGCCGTAACGGGCTCCGACTTCCGCCGCATTGCCTACGTGCACGCCGGCACCGACCCGTACGTCGTTATGCGCGAGGCCTACCTGGCCGCCCGAGTCCACCTCGGCACCTTCAAGCTCATCGAGGAAAAGGCCCTGCCGCCCATTGCGGAGCGTTTTGGGTGGTGTACGTGGGACGCGTTCTACCTCACCGTCGACCCCGTCGGCGTATGGCAGGGCGTGTCCGAGTTCGCGGACGCTGGGGTGCCGGCTCGCTTCATAGTCATCGACGACGGCTGGCAGAGCGTGAACCGCGACGACGACCCTGTGCACGCCGACGCGCGCGGGCTCGTCCTCGGCGGAGACCAGATGACTGCGCGCCTCCACCGCTTCGACGAGTGCGAGCGATTCCGCCGCTACAGAGAGGGCGACCTGCTCCGCTCACCCCCGGAAGTGTTCTACGACAAAACCCTACCCAAGACCATCGTGCGCAAGGCCTGCGAAATCGAGGGCATCGTCAAGGCGAAGAAAAAGGCGGGATTGCAGGGCGGCGCCATTGACCTGTCTGGCTTCGACGCCAAACTTCAACTACTGCAGGGAGAGCTGGAGCAGCTCCTCGCCAAGAGCGCGCATGCCCTCGACAATCTCCGCGAAGCCGGCAGCGGCGACAATGGCGGCGATGTAGGGCTGAAGGCGTTTCTGAAGGACATGAGGCAGAAGTTCCCAGGGCTGGACGACGTGTACGTGTGGCAGGCTCTGTGCGGCGCTTGGGGCGGTGTGCGTCCTGGCGCAACGTCCCTGGACACTGTCATCGAGCCAGCGCGCCTATCCCCCGGCCTGGCGGGCACCATGGAGGACCTCGCCGTGGACCGTATCGTGGAGGGCGGCATCGGGCTCGTGCAGCCGCACCACGCCGGCAAGCTCTACGACGCCATGCATTCGTACCTCGCCGGCGCCGGGATCACGGGCGTGAAGGTGGACGTCTTCAACACCCTGGAGTACTTGTGCGCCGACCATGGCGGCCGCGTGGAACTCGCCAAGGCCTACTACGCCGGGCTGTCGGACTCCATCGCCGCCAACTTCAGCGGCACGGGTATCATCGCCAGCATGCAGCAATGCAACGACTTCTTCTTCCTGGGTACCCGTCAGGTCTCCATGGCGCGCGCTGGCGACGACTTCTGGTTCGACGACCCCAACGGCGACCCCATGGGCGTCTACTGGCTGCAGGGCGTGCACATGGTGAACTGCTCCTACAATAGCCTGTGGATGGGCCAGTTCGTGCGCCCCGACTGGGACATGTTCCAGTCCGACCACGTCTGCGCTGCCTTCCATGCGGCCTCCCGCGCCGTCTCTGGCAGCCCCATCTACGTCAGCGACTCCCTCGGCGGCCATGACTTCGCACTGCTCAAGACGCTTGTCTTCCCGGATGGCACCCTGCCCCTCTGCCTGCATTACGCGCTGCCCACTAGAGACTGCCTCTTCAAGAATCCTCTCTTTGATGAGGAGACCGTTCTCAAGATGTGGAATCTTAACAAG TTTGGAGGTGTGATTGGGGCCTTCAACTGCCAGGGAGCAGGGTGGGACCCTGCTGAGCGACGTATCCGTGGCTATGCACACTGCTACAAGGCGATATCTGGCACCGTTCAGCCCTCCGACGTCGAGTGGGGGCAGAGGGAGGACACCGCGGCAATGGCCAACGCCGCAGAGTACGCGGTGTACAAGCACCACTCCGGGGAGCTGGACCTGATGACCAGAGAGTCTGATCCCATCGACTTCGCCCTGCAGGCATCCTCGTACGAGATATTCACGTTCGCGCCCGTGATGCTGCTGGCTGGTGGCGGCAAGTTCTCGCCCGTCGGGGTTGTTGACATGCTTAACTGCGGGGGCACCATTGTCGATGTCGAAGGCCATGGTGATGTGAGGGTGAGGGTGAAGGGGGCTGGGAAGCTGGTGGTGTACTCGTCGGTGAGGCCAGTGAAGAGCTTGGTGGATGGCTGTGAGGTTGAATTTGAGTGGGGAAGTGGCGGGAAGCTGGAGGTTTCTGTCGCTTGGAAGCAGGACAAGGAGGGCGTCTCTGACGTGGTTTTCTGCTACTAG